The proteins below come from a single Fusobacterium nucleatum genomic window:
- a CDS encoding C45 family autoproteolytic acyltransferase/hydolase, which produces MLKFFKGVEIMYHSRWKNSHREAGLTYGDRLYKNNIIINFKSYLTKEKINYAEQVFDIYNGYYPEIIEEIKGFAEGQHTDFKIVFAFLVTMYIFTYNNYCSMLALTNKNCLVFARNSDFLVDIKKVSDSTFYKLNSNFSFIGNTTAMIQIEDGINEKGLACGLTFVYPTVKNYGFNAGFLIRYILEKCETTQQAVDFLNKVPIGSSQNIIIIDRFRNLAVAELNSSHKTIRINEANVVYRTNHFIEQTMLKYKYPGEDDVFSHLRYKTLNSQNYTGFNLSDIFELLKGKNGFICQYDKTKKFDTIWSSIFDIKNKVIYRCEGNPKQKKFIIDKRLKFSF; this is translated from the coding sequence ATGTTAAAGTTTTTTAAAGGGGTGGAAATTATGTATCATTCAAGATGGAAAAATAGCCATAGGGAAGCAGGACTTACCTATGGAGATAGATTGTATAAAAATAATATTATTATTAACTTCAAATCTTATTTAACTAAAGAAAAAATAAATTATGCAGAGCAAGTTTTTGATATTTACAATGGATATTATCCTGAAATAATTGAAGAAATAAAAGGATTTGCTGAAGGACAACATACAGATTTTAAAATAGTATTTGCTTTTTTAGTAACTATGTATATTTTTACTTATAATAATTATTGTTCAATGCTTGCATTAACAAATAAAAATTGCTTAGTTTTTGCTAGAAATAGTGATTTTTTAGTTGATATCAAAAAGGTTTCTGATAGCACTTTTTATAAATTAAATTCAAATTTTTCATTTATTGGAAATACCACAGCGATGATACAAATAGAAGATGGAATAAATGAAAAAGGTCTTGCTTGTGGATTAACTTTTGTATATCCAACAGTCAAAAACTATGGTTTCAATGCAGGTTTTTTGATTAGATATATACTTGAAAAGTGTGAAACTACACAACAAGCAGTTGATTTTTTAAATAAAGTTCCAATTGGTTCATCACAAAATATTATCATAATTGATCGTTTTAGAAATTTGGCAGTAGCTGAATTAAATAGTTCTCATAAAACCATTAGAATTAATGAGGCTAATGTTGTATATAGGACAAATCATTTCATTGAACAAACTATGTTAAAGTATAAATACCCTGGAGAAGATGATGTTTTTTCTCATCTTAGGTATAAAACATTAAATTCACAAAATTATACAGGTTTTAATTTATCTGATATTTTTGAATTATTAAAAGGAAAAAATGGCTTTATATGTCAATATGACAAAACAAAGAAATTTGATACAATTTGGTCATCTATTTTTGATATAAAGAATAAAGTTATTTATAGATGTGAGGGAAATCCAAAACAAAAAAAATTTATTATTGATAAAAGATTAAAATTTTCTTTTTAA